Genomic DNA from Telopea speciosissima isolate NSW1024214 ecotype Mountain lineage chromosome 2, Tspe_v1, whole genome shotgun sequence:
CAAGCCCCCTGCTCCTACCATCAGACCTATTGGGAAACCTTGGTCTCCGCCGCCAAGGCCAAGAATATTTATGAAGCTTAACTGCGGTGCATCAGGAAATCCAAGCGACAAAAAATGTGGAATTGGAGTAATCATGAGGGAGTTCCTTCGGTGGCTAAATCTGAAGCAACTAACTTTGAGAATATTTCTGCAAGGAGAAGCCTTAGCCATCCATAATGGCATTCTTGAATGCATCTCATTAGGAGTGGAACACATCATTGTTGAATCTGCTAGTCTAGAAGTCATCAATTATCTCAAGGATCCAAAGAAGACGGTATAGAAATGAATGGAAATCGTAAACAATAATCACATaatgaacacaaggatttacgtggttcaatAAGATTGCTTACGTCCACgttgagatgagatctgttttactatcaatggagaataggggaACAAccgctcgtcctcacacctctctcagattgtgttatagagaaagaaccctcGCTACATATTTATAGCAAAATCCTATACAAGaattttaccgaaatacccatataatcCTCAAAATAAATTACATGCCTTGAAACCTTCAATTTATTAATAGCCTTCAGAAAACGCGCAAACCAAGcaatggaatacaagacatcgtatgCACAACAGACAATTCCCTTATATCTCTTGCCGTTGATTTCAATATTCGAGTGTTAACATCCCATCTCCTTACTTGTTCTTTCTCTTATATGTTTAGAGAGTCAAATCTTGCAACTTGGACACTGACTCTTGAGTTAGGAAGACCATGTCTATTATGTGTATGACAGTCTGGCAAAACTCTACTTCGTAATTGGTGGATTTGTGTATTTCATCATCCACGTGCCTCACACATGCCAAACAATAGAACTTGagttaccaagaaaaaaaaaggaaaaatttttcCATCCAAGCAAACGGCTTATGAAAATGGATCATTatcttttctttgtatttcctTCGCATTTCATGACTTCAATTTCCTTCATTTTGCAACAAAACAAACGGGGTGCGTCTGTGCATAAAGATTCGCAGGTCAAAGGCAGTGAAGAAGTGAAAAATTTGCTTCTGCTACCTTGTTAGTCTTCTGATGCTTTCCTTCTGAGGCCATCTCTAATCTTTGTATATTTCGTTCTCTCTCGATCAAAATCTTTATGGCAGAACCCTCgagtaaaattacaaaaggtCTCTACAGACTATATTCTAATCAATTCCCCTCAAAAACCACATCAATTTTCTCTGCAAAGCAAAATATATACGCTATTTCCAATGAAAATTCTATGCCAAGTCACTCTGCTGCAATTTTCTCATCCAGGTTCTCAAATTTAAGAAATCTTGTATCTGAAACCCAATCGAAAGTGTATCTCAATGGTTGTTCTTCTAAACCCACATCATCAGGTGGTCTATTTTCTCATGTCATCTCTTCAAATCATAATTCCCATTCTCCATCATGTGGATATCCTCTGAGGTACTACTCATCAGGAGTTTTCCAGACTGGGTTCTCAAAGTCGAGACCTTTAAGCCCCAAGATTAACTCGAACCTTCAACCATTCTCTTCTAGAAGCTTAGGGTTTAGTATGCTTAATGGGAATTCATTGGGGTCTAGGTATATCTCTTTCAAGAGTTCGGATTTCAGTAAGCTCAATGGCAACTTCACGAAAACGGTGGTCGATAAGCCCATCTCGGCTATCTCTTCCGCGATCACACGGTATCGAGAGGCTGTTGGCCTGCAAATTGAGGCTTTGTGGAAGAGGAATTTCCTGTTGCTGGTAGGAGCTGCAGGTTTTGcattttgtattattttgtGGAGACTTATGTTTGGAATCGCAAATACATTTGTGGGGCTCTCGGAAGGCATGGCGAAGTACGGCTTCCTTGCTCTTTCAGCCTCCATTGTTGCGTTCTCTGTGAGTTTTCTGGATGTTCACTTCGCTATCCTCCTTGAATGCAAGGCTGTTCGGTTGTTTCTAGCGAGTTCTTCAggattttctttcccttcttcctctttttgtttctttggttTAGGTATGATGAAATTGAGCTAGCACTTTGGTGACTATATGCCGTGAATAATTTCACTCACTAAACTGCTTGTATAAAATAGTCTGGAAAATTTCAGGCATTTGTTTGTTCTGAAGCTTTATGACCATTGTTACCAAGTTCTCTTATAAACTTGAATTCTGGACACGGGTACTCTGAATCATCATCCCTACGCTTGTGAGGGACACACACATCCATGATGACCATGTAAACCCGAGCCTATGAACGCATTGTTGCCTTTCACTTGGTCACCGTTAGAGTTAGATTATGAGCAATGAAACAGTCGTTGTATGACACCAAAACTTCTTTTTATGCAATTGGTTGCACAAAAGCTtagagaagggagaggaaataCCTGATTACAAAGTGAGCTATTTCCTCAGTGAtaaaatttcttcattttactACGTTCATGATACATAGTTTGCTACTTGATAAATATTATGTGCTAAAAGTTCAAAACTTCTAGAGATATTCTTTCTTTATCTATCTTTGTGGATATTGGGTAGGACATAAAAGGAATTTTTCAGAATAAGGCTATTAGGATGCTAAATATTTTTGATAAGTTGAAGGTGCAAGAAGGTCATTGAGTCTTCAATTGTTAGGATTAGATGGGCTAACCTCAacaatatttcttgggttgggaggcattTCTTCTGTCCTCTCCATATTTTGGCTTCGGTATATTGTCGGAACCTCTTGGCTCTTGAGGTGATGTTCGTAGGCAGAAATTGTCGAGGTTAGGTAGTCTTAACATTTTTTGGGTCTTAATGGGTGATTGAATCTTTAGTGTTGAAGATGACTGGGCTTCTTCATGGAATTAGAATGTTGAAGGGTCTCTCTTTTCGATAATTTGCTTGTTAGAAGGCAGTAGCCACATGAAATTTGTATCATGGGGAAGGATATGGAGAGGTGTTTTCTGAGTTGTAACAGAGGAAAGTATTTCTTCATCTTAAAAATTCTAGGACTTCTCGAAAGATACTTCTCCAACAAAGTTggaaaggaaaagtaaaaaaagggCAATCCATTTGAATGAGTGCCTATGCTTGATATTTTCTAGTGATTCTAGAATCTTAGATCCTTGATTTTTTGCCATGTTAGTTATGCTGCATCTGCTATTGCTCATCTTTTTTAGGGAAGCAGACTCAATGGTAAGTGACCTATTGCTTGACTATGCGGACCGTGCTTGATGCAGGACAGAATATACTTGATGATTTTAGGGCTTGTTGATTGAGGAAATAGGCTAAAAAAAAAGGCTGTACCCAGTATActaggctcccgcgtttagcagggtatggggagggtcaaatgtatgcagccttacccctgtttccaaagaggctgtttctaggACTTGAACTtgtgaccaagcgttcagcaagtgagcatgTGACCAACGCGTCAAGCACAACCTTCAAGGAAATAGTCTACtgaaataaattatttaaagCTGGTTGATTATGGATGTATGGACAATTCATTGAAGGTATTGATGAAGGTTTATGGAATTTTAGGGTGATATATagaggaaggataaagtacggaatgatcgtattagagcGGACGTGGGAGtcgccccgatcaatgacaagctctgagagagtcgtttaaggtggtatggtcatatttaacggaggccttgggacgctccagtaaggaggagtgatatgatccgattgaaggagctaaaagagctaggggtaggcctaaaatgaacataggagaagtggtgaggaaggacctGCATAGCCTAGGTCgtgtaccaagtatgacttcagatagagcctattggagggcaaggatccatgtagcagaccccatttagctgagattcttcTGTCGTGCTGGggcttctttcctcttactatctttcttctttcatattgcgtctttcatttctcttctatttccccatccctctttttctgtcttttcttttcacttttccttttgtttggatccatgtagctgaccccattaagttgggataaggttgagtttgttgttgttgtatatagAGGTGGGTATGATTTGGATATGTTTAAGGGGAGTTTCAGTAAATAAGTGAAAAAATAACAACAAAGACAAcatgttatatatatttaatcCCTTTTTACCCCTcacttaaataacttttgggaaaaAAGGACCTCTAGCAATCAAAGCCGGGGTGGTGGTGAAAGCATCATACCATCAAGGGATCTGAATACTGGTTAGACCAGAAAATCTGCAATATAGTAGCAAGCCTTCATTGGCTTGCATGAAAAATTGATGATTTGAGACCTTTATCTACTCACATGACTATGGTCTATTATAAATCCTATGgcctaaaatttaaaatagatAAATCCTGTCGTCGATTAATTCCATGTGAGTATTTTGACCATTGATACTCCCTAATCAAATAGGGTTAATGAAACCAGAGGTTCTTTAGATAAGATTCGAAAACTTCTCtaataatataaaatttaaGTCAATGGGCCCCGTTTAGTTCCCAAGTATTCCCTAAAAAATGGGGGGTGGGTGGGAATAAAGCTGGCTCAAGAAACATTTTCTAAAGGAGATCACCtaccccctttttatttattttggtgatGGAGAGAGTAAAATAATTAGCCATGCACTGGCCCTGTTTAGGTCCTGAAATATTCCCTaaaaaattggggggggggggggaggtggaaTAAAGCTTGCTCTAGAAACTTTTTCTAAAGGAGATCAcctatcttattttttatttattttggtgatGGAGGAAGTGAAAAAATTGATCATGCTCTGGAATTAAAattggatggatgaagtggagtggtgcgtccggagtgttgtgttattgacatattcctttaaaacttaaaggaaaattttataggacaatagTATGACGGCGGTGATgtatgagagggagattccgcaaagtgattattttagttATCTGggttcaataataaaaaaagaaggtgatatagaggatgatgttttacagagaataaaaatgggatggatgaagtggagaggtgcgtccggaatGTTGTGCGATTGGCGTATTCCTTTAACACTtaatggaaaattttataggacagtcatacgactggctatgatgtatggtgtggaatttTGGGctgttaagaagcatcatatagataaactcagtgtagcggagatgaggatgttgagatggatgagtggcaaaactaggaatgaTAAAGTAAGGAATTATCATATTGAAGCTGATCTGGGaatagctccgatacatgataagttacgagaaagtcgtttgaggtggcatgaccatgttcaatagAGGGCTTTCTTttaggtcttgtatcaagtgtggcctcgaatagagctgatcgATGGAGGGAGGGAACTGTAAGTACAGAAAATTTTAGAAGATAGCGAGGGACGTATAGGAAGGGTAAATAGAATAAATAGAAGAGTAGAGGAGAGGAAACAAGAGGAAAGAAGTACAGAAGGGAGAGAATAGGAGGCGTTGATCTGCTCTGATAACAGATCCACTGCTCCACAGCCGTGAGAGGAAAACTTAACCCAACATTTTATTCAATTACTCAGCTCAAATGTGTATATCTTGATGGGGTGCTTACATGAAAAAAGACTCCTAATCGTATCGAAGGCAGAAGCTCAAACCAAATAGAACTCAAGCTCCTAACTCGCTAACatcaaataacataaaataaccccaaataaagaaaataataccCAAACACCCCTATTGATCCAAACCCAGGTTTGGACCTGGTTCTTTGTGGTCTGAGTTTCCAGACTGGGCCAAGCCGGTCCAGCCATGGAAGTGCAACCGCATCAGCATGTCACCAAGAACagcaactcagccttatctaaAATTTTCTGTATCAGTTCCAGTTCTTTGCAAATAGGTCCTTCCATTCAAAGTTCCAGATTGGTTCGATTTGTCTTGTGTGTGCTGGCTCGATCACAAGGAAGTTGGgttgaaaattctgcaattctggaaaTAATTTCCAGAACATATAAATTGTGTCTCTTCTGGTAAACTTATGCTTATCTTCTTTCTGATATTGCAAACAGCCCCTCCAGTTCCAGTACTTTGCAAACAGGTCCTTCTATCCAGAATTACTTATCTTTCATTCCAGattctgttttgatttttaaagAGGGTCCTTTATGGTTCATACAATTACAAAAGTGCCTCTGCACCCTTTTGTTTGAGATGCCAtcacttgggtgggcccatagcaaagaagaaaatatggtTTTGGAACCTTAGGTTTCATTATATGCAGATTCGTTAGGAGGGCTTATGATTTATTCTGGCTTTAAAACTTGACATAGGGCCAGGCCAGACCATGCCttatctatccaatggtcggAATCGCCTCATCATCCTGCTACATGGCACTACTAGGTGTAGAATCAAGAGAACCATCTCTTGACAAGACTGTGTCTTGACATGGGTCTTATGTGTATTAGGTTACCACAGATTTGTCTTCTCATGGTAGAAAAGTGGCATGCTTATTGCACTGTAATGTGAGGTATTTGAAAGGAACAAACCCACACAAGCAGATTTTTTTGGTAACCATCAGAACCATCTTAAATGGTGGTGGCTAAGTCTTTAAATTGTTAGGGTTCAGAGTGTTCATATTGGGGCATCCAATCTGAATGGTCTTTGTTTTGGTTGGATAAACTTGGCTTTTCCCTCCtgttttttcctctcctttcttatttttaggTCCAGTTGGAGTATATTGTAGCAAGTCCTTTTATTTTGAGGTTGCTTTGCCCCTAGATACTTCTGACCGAAAAAGAAAtgtagaaagaaaaaacaaagtcTCCTGATTAACTCAACTGCTATAAGTAGACCATCCACAACTTAAAACCTGAAGAAATAAGACAAACTTAGCTTACCTTAAAGTGTATAAGAGAATAGATGTGATTAAAGTCACCTATATAGTAGCAAATTGAGATGAAAAGACAATTACCAAAAAGCTACATGACCACTTGAACTGGAAGATTTTCAACAGTCTTGAATGAACATAAATTTAGTCCACTAGCAGACATTGGATTAATGAGATCCATTGGACCTAATGATGCTGTGGTGAGTTGCActtgatttatttgtttatgcttCATCTGCTCTCTTCTCTGTCTCGCATCAAAGATTTCCGATTCTTGATCCTGGAGACACTTTACCATACAGATGGTAGGGAAGGGTGGCTTGGGAAAGGTAAAATAGTGTTTCTTTATCTTGAGAAAATCTAGTTCCATTCCTtaagaaaaagattaaaaagCCCCTAAATTGATTGTGGACAGAATGTAGTGGGTAGTTGAGGTCAAAGTGGTCTGATCCAAGTAATAGATGTGAAAAAGAGGTCTATGCTTGCTATTTCACAGGAAGTTTAGAATTTGAGTCCCTTGTTATGCCAGTAGTCAACATTCTTGGGGATGGATGGCTATGACAACCATGTTCTTCCATTCAAGATCCTAGGGCAACTTTCTATGAAAATGTTACTGGTTTATCTGATATCTCGTTATGGAGCAATAACCTTGAATTATACCATATAAAGGAACATTGGATTTTTAAATCTTTTCTTCTTAGAAGGTGCCCCTTGAGCAAGATTTAAaatatcggtattgggtattgtatcggaagggtgattttaaaagaCATATCGTATCGGAGAGATGCCAAATACGCTAGATACatgtggaaatggtcaagaagcatatggaaatgcttaggatacATTCAAATTACGGTTaacataaaacactataaataagtaatatgtaaaatatatcatgtataaaagGGGAACAAAGTACGACAAGActagtgcattcaattgattatatataaaggatgaggtttcttacatgtactaataccaattctttttaggtatcgtatcggtaccttAAGGATACGATACGTATCAGTTAGTATCAGCGGATATGGAAGaatacttaaaaccttgcccTTAAGAGATGTAACGTGATGTCTTCTGTGTTCGGATGAGTGTCTAGTTGAGGTTAATGTGGTCAAGTCCAAGTAACAAGTATGgacaat
This window encodes:
- the LOC122652604 gene encoding uncharacterized protein LOC122652604 translates to MAEPSSKITKGLYRLYSNQFPSKTTSIFSAKQNIYAISNENSMPSHSAAIFSSRFSNLRNLVSETQSKVYLNGCSSKPTSSGGLFSHVISSNHNSHSPSCGYPLRYYSSGVFQTGFSKSRPLSPKINSNLQPFSSRSLGFSMLNGNSLGSRYISFKSSDFSKLNGNFTKTVVDKPISAISSAITRYREAVGLQIEALWKRNFLLLVGAAGFAFCIILWRLMFGIANTFVGLSEGMAKYGFLALSASIVAFSGLYVRSRFSINPDKIYRIAMRKLNTSAGILEVMGAPLSGTDMRAYVMSGGGISLKNFKPRVRNKRCFLIFPIRGSERRGLVSIEVKKKKGQYDMKLLAVDIPMATGPDQRLFLIGDEEEYKIGGGLISELRDPIVKAMAAEKEFEALDQKEEEEDAERELQEAERKNREETEKLEKGSS